In Caldisericia bacterium, a genomic segment contains:
- a CDS encoding BMP family ABC transporter substrate-binding protein, producing MKKVLTILLALILVTAIFAGCKKPEQKVEKIKIGLVTDVGGRGDKSFNDSALRGLEAWGAGLKMVAGVGYQPLTDEEYKKSIEDEAPDLLDRGIKKFDIEPLVLESKANEDYVPNLKKLADEGCKLVIGVGFMLTDAIKEVAPQYPNTYFMLIDGVIDPAPPNVVCYTFKEHEGSFLVGALVGQMTKKNKVGFVGGMDLFIIHKFEAGYRAGVKTVNPNCEVLIGYTGNFTSADDGQKIAKQQFDAGCDIVYHASGACGIGVIKEAQTRGPGYFAVGVDSDQDYMAPGNVLTSMIKHVDYAVWLSIKSVVENTFKSGIIQLGVKEGGVGLSPMKYTKNMIPKEVLDKVEKLKKMIADGAFTVPDSREALEKFVPPQVP from the coding sequence ATGAAAAAAGTTTTAACAATTTTATTAGCATTAATTTTAGTAACAGCAATTTTTGCAGGGTGTAAAAAACCAGAACAAAAGGTAGAAAAAATTAAAATTGGCCTTGTAACAGACGTTGGTGGTAGAGGAGACAAATCTTTTAACGATTCAGCATTAAGAGGATTAGAAGCGTGGGGTGCAGGTCTTAAGATGGTTGCTGGAGTTGGTTATCAACCTCTAACAGATGAAGAATATAAAAAGAGTATTGAAGATGAAGCACCAGATCTTTTAGATAGAGGAATTAAAAAATTTGATATAGAACCACTTGTTCTTGAATCAAAAGCAAATGAAGATTATGTTCCAAACTTAAAGAAACTTGCTGATGAGGGTTGTAAACTTGTTATTGGTGTTGGATTTATGTTAACAGATGCTATTAAAGAAGTTGCACCACAATATCCAAATACATATTTCATGCTCATTGATGGTGTAATTGATCCTGCACCACCAAATGTTGTTTGCTATACATTTAAAGAGCATGAAGGTTCATTCCTTGTAGGTGCTCTTGTTGGACAAATGACAAAGAAAAATAAAGTAGGATTTGTTGGTGGAATGGACCTATTCATTATTCATAAGTTTGAAGCAGGATATAGAGCTGGTGTTAAGACAGTTAATCCAAATTGTGAAGTTTTAATTGGTTATACTGGAAACTTTACAAGTGCAGATGATGGACAAAAGATCGCAAAACAACAATTTGATGCTGGTTGTGATATTGTTTATCACGCTTCTGGTGCATGCGGAATTGGTGTAATTAAAGAAGCACAAACAAGAGGTCCTGGATACTTTGCAGTAGGTGTTGATTCTGATCAAGACTATATGGCACCAGGAAATGTTTTAACATCTATGATAAAGCATGTAGACTATGCTGTATGGCTTTCAATTAAATCTGTTGTTGAGAATACATTTAAATCAGGAATTATTCAACTTGGTGTAAAAGAAGGTGGAGTTGGACTTTCACCAATGAAATATACAAAGAATATGATTCCAAAAGAAGTTTTAGATAAAGTTGAAAAACTTAAGAAGATGATTGCAGATGGTGCATTTACAGTACCAGATTCAAGAGAAGCATTAGAAAAATTTGTTCCTCCTCAAGTTCCATAA
- a CDS encoding Na/Pi cotransporter family protein, translating to MLTKIILPLIGGVALFIYGIQITSNGIQKALAQNLKKILEKATSNPVIGVILGFVVTSIIQSSSATTVIVVSLVNSGILTLYQAVGIIFGANIGTTITAQIIALKITKYGFLFLTVGFLLYFLPFRKRVKYFGEFILGFGLIFIAIEIMASAVSPLRNSQKVIDIFKEFGNIPILGVLAGTIFTAIQQSSSVTVGIVQALGMEGLVNINSAFPIVLGANIGTTVTAILASIGTKLSAKRAALSHFLFNLIGTLIFLPIMRPYISFISSLSSDPVKQIANSHTLFNVINTLIFLPFTSKYVSLITKLLPGEERLIETGVKYLNPSILKSPIVAYDSLVNEIKRLANIVNNNFICLKELIFNKNKSAIQDISSREETINFVNREISRYVSKISSLSLPEKEARELPKLLIVSSQLERIGDIIDNTSQIELNRLEERIPYSPYAMKELEVLFELVYRNFLIVKENLFNNNFEFYNEVKQNEIEIDRLEDKMRDNHIERLKEGICLNEAGVVYLDTISNLERIGDHVMKIANIICQSEFVV from the coding sequence GTGTTAACAAAAATTATTTTGCCATTAATTGGTGGAGTTGCCCTTTTTATTTATGGGATTCAAATCACATCTAATGGAATTCAGAAAGCATTAGCACAAAATTTAAAAAAAATTTTAGAAAAAGCAACTTCAAATCCAGTCATAGGTGTTATTTTGGGTTTTGTTGTAACATCAATTATTCAATCAAGTTCTGCAACTACAGTTATTGTTGTTAGTTTAGTTAATAGTGGTATTTTAACGCTCTATCAGGCAGTAGGAATAATTTTTGGTGCAAATATAGGAACAACAATAACAGCACAGATAATTGCATTAAAAATAACAAAATATGGTTTTCTCTTTTTAACAGTTGGTTTCCTTTTATACTTTCTTCCATTTAGAAAAAGAGTTAAATATTTTGGTGAATTCATTTTGGGGTTTGGATTAATATTTATTGCAATAGAAATAATGGCATCCGCTGTTAGTCCATTAAGAAATTCACAAAAAGTGATTGATATATTTAAGGAATTTGGAAATATACCAATCTTAGGAGTTTTAGCAGGTACAATATTTACGGCAATTCAACAGAGTAGTAGTGTAACAGTTGGAATAGTTCAAGCACTTGGAATGGAGGGTTTAGTTAATATAAATTCAGCATTTCCAATTGTTTTAGGAGCAAACATTGGAACAACTGTTACAGCAATTTTAGCAAGTATTGGAACAAAACTCTCCGCAAAAAGAGCAGCACTTTCTCATTTTCTATTTAATTTAATTGGCACTTTGATATTTTTACCAATTATGAGACCTTACATCTCCTTTATATCATCATTATCATCAGATCCTGTAAAACAAATTGCAAATTCGCACACTCTTTTTAATGTAATTAACACTTTGATATTTTTACCTTTCACATCAAAATATGTAAGTTTAATAACAAAACTTTTACCAGGAGAAGAAAGATTAATTGAGACAGGTGTTAAATATTTAAACCCCTCAATTTTAAAATCTCCTATTGTTGCATATGATTCTTTGGTTAATGAAATAAAGAGATTAGCAAATATTGTTAATAATAATTTCATATGTCTTAAAGAACTCATTTTTAATAAAAACAAAAGTGCAATTCAAGATATATCATCGAGAGAAGAAACAATAAATTTTGTTAATAGAGAAATTTCAAGATATGTATCAAAAATTTCTTCCCTCTCTCTTCCAGAAAAGGAGGCAAGAGAATTACCAAAATTATTAATTGTGTCTTCTCAACTTGAAAGAATTGGGGATATTATTGATAATACTTCTCAAATAGAATTGAATAGACTCGAAGAAAGAATACCATATTCTCCATATGCTATGAAAGAATTAGAAGTGCTGTTTGAGTTAGTTTATAGAAACTTTTTAATAGTTAAAGAAAATCTTTTTAATAATAATTTTGAATTTTATAATGAAGTAAAACAAAATGAGATTGAGATAGATAGGTTAGAAGATAAAATGAGAGACAACCATATTGAAAGATTAAAAGAAGGGATTTGTTTAAATGAAGCAGGAGTTGTTTATCTTGATACAATATCAAACCTTGAAAGAATTGGAGATCATGTAATGAAAATTGCAAATATAATATGTCAATCTGAATTTGTGGTATAA
- the lon gene encoding endopeptidase La, translating into MEEKRVYPVLPLRNVVVFPHTVLPIFVGRRKSLASFEEAMKKDKLLVLVTQKVEEEEDPTPEGLYQIGVLAQILQNVKLPDGTERVIVEAIKRVKIENYTKLEPYFEAEVIEIDEKIEITSKIEALTRVTFDLYADYVRLSKKIPIDSLTAVQDIGDPIRFLDIIASNIIVPIQDKQKILETLNIEDRFEILIKILSKEVELLKITNEIEEKVKSQVDKTQREYFLREQLKAIKRELGESEEYSEEIEEYREKLKGRKLPEYVLEKFNEELKRLAKMPPMAMEAAVIRTYLDWILDLPWDKTTKDEIDIKKAQKILDEDHYGLEDVKERILEYLAVRRLTKKPKSPILCFIGPPGVGKTSLGRSIARALGRKFVHVSLGGIRDEAEIRGHRRTYVGALPGRIIQGIKEAGTKNPVFLLDEIDKVGVDFRGDPSAALLEALDPDQNSHFSDHYIEIPFDLSDVLFITTGNVTHTIPPPLLDRMEIIYLPGYTEDEKLHIAKKYLFPKQLNFNGLTENDVKITDEAYLKIIREYTRESGLRELERQISKVLRKVAKEKLEKGEAFKKVNVTAKNLFKYLEYPLYRFGIKEERDEIGVATGLSWTPFGGDITKIEVVKMKGDGKLILTGQLGDVMKESAQAAFSYIRSHADILGIEDKDFHKKYDFHVHVPEGAVPKDGPSAGIAMLTAMISTLKEVPVKKEVAMTGEITLTGKVLPIGGLKIKVLAAHRAGIKEVIIPKDNENDLKKIPKGIKNSLKFHLIERVEEGIKLSLKEN; encoded by the coding sequence ATGGAAGAGAAGAGAGTTTATCCAGTTTTACCATTAAGAAATGTTGTAGTTTTTCCTCATACTGTCCTTCCAATTTTTGTTGGAAGGAGAAAATCACTTGCCTCTTTTGAAGAGGCAATGAAAAAAGATAAACTGCTTGTTCTTGTAACACAAAAAGTAGAGGAAGAGGAAGATCCAACACCAGAAGGTTTATATCAAATTGGAGTTCTTGCTCAAATTCTACAAAATGTAAAACTCCCTGATGGTACTGAGAGAGTAATAGTTGAGGCAATTAAAAGAGTTAAAATAGAAAATTATACAAAACTCGAACCTTATTTTGAGGCAGAAGTAATTGAGATTGATGAAAAAATTGAAATAACGTCAAAAATAGAAGCACTAACAAGGGTAACGTTTGATCTTTATGCAGATTATGTAAGATTATCAAAAAAAATTCCAATTGATTCTTTAACAGCAGTTCAAGATATTGGTGATCCAATAAGATTTTTAGATATTATTGCTTCAAATATAATTGTTCCAATACAAGATAAACAAAAAATTTTAGAAACATTAAACATAGAAGATAGATTTGAAATTCTAATTAAAATTCTTTCAAAAGAGGTTGAACTTCTTAAAATTACAAACGAAATTGAAGAGAAAGTAAAATCTCAAGTTGATAAAACTCAAAGAGAGTATTTTTTAAGAGAACAACTTAAAGCAATAAAAAGAGAATTAGGTGAATCTGAAGAATATTCAGAAGAAATAGAAGAATATAGAGAGAAACTTAAGGGAAGAAAACTTCCAGAATATGTTCTTGAGAAATTCAATGAGGAATTAAAAAGATTAGCAAAGATGCCTCCAATGGCAATGGAGGCAGCTGTTATAAGAACTTACCTTGACTGGATCCTCGATCTTCCTTGGGATAAAACAACAAAAGATGAAATTGATATTAAAAAAGCACAAAAAATATTAGACGAAGATCATTATGGTCTTGAAGATGTTAAAGAGAGAATTCTTGAGTATCTTGCAGTAAGAAGATTAACTAAAAAACCAAAATCTCCAATTCTATGTTTTATTGGTCCACCAGGAGTAGGAAAAACATCTCTTGGAAGATCTATTGCAAGAGCCCTTGGAAGAAAATTTGTCCATGTTTCTTTAGGTGGTATAAGAGACGAAGCAGAAATTAGAGGACATAGAAGAACCTATGTGGGTGCTCTTCCTGGAAGGATAATTCAAGGAATAAAAGAAGCAGGCACAAAAAATCCAGTATTTCTATTAGATGAAATTGACAAAGTAGGTGTTGATTTTAGAGGCGATCCTTCAGCAGCACTTCTTGAGGCTCTTGATCCTGATCAAAATTCACATTTTTCAGATCATTATATAGAAATCCCATTTGATCTTTCAGATGTTCTTTTTATAACAACAGGAAATGTAACACATACAATTCCACCACCACTACTTGATAGAATGGAGATAATTTATCTTCCAGGTTATACTGAGGATGAAAAACTTCATATTGCAAAAAAGTACCTTTTCCCAAAACAACTCAACTTTAATGGATTAACTGAAAATGATGTAAAAATTACAGATGAAGCATATTTAAAAATAATTAGAGAATATACAAGAGAATCTGGCTTAAGAGAACTTGAGAGACAAATTTCAAAAGTATTAAGAAAAGTTGCAAAAGAAAAACTTGAAAAAGGGGAGGCATTTAAGAAGGTAAATGTAACAGCAAAAAATTTATTTAAATATTTAGAATATCCTCTTTATAGATTTGGAATAAAAGAAGAGAGAGACGAGATTGGGGTTGCTACTGGTCTTTCTTGGACACCATTTGGTGGAGACATTACAAAAATTGAGGTTGTTAAGATGAAAGGTGATGGTAAACTCATTCTTACTGGTCAACTTGGAGATGTTATGAAAGAATCCGCTCAAGCAGCATTTTCTTATATAAGATCCCACGCTGATATTCTTGGAATAGAAGATAAAGATTTTCACAAAAAATATGATTTTCATGTGCATGTTCCAGAGGGTGCTGTTCCAAAAGATGGTCCATCAGCAGGAATTGCAATGCTTACAGCGATGATCTCAACATTAAAAGAAGTTCCTGTGAAAAAAGAAGTTGCAATGACAGGTGAAATCACATTAACTGGCAAGGTTTTACCAATTGGAGGACTTAAAATTAAAGTACTTGCTGCCCACAGAGCAGGAATTAAAGAAGTGATCATTCCAAAAGATAATGAAAATGATCTTAAGAAGATTCCCAAAGGAATTAAAAACAGTTTAAAATTCCATTTAATTGAAAGAGTGGAAGAGGGTATAAAACTATCTTTAAAGGAAAATTAA
- the clpP gene encoding ATP-dependent Clp endopeptidase proteolytic subunit ClpP — MKEFNQVIPWVIEKTPFGERSYDIFSRLLKDRIIFLGTEINDQVANAIIAELLFLEAEDPERDINLYINSPGGEVTAGLAIYDTMQFIKAPVSTICVGQAASMAAVLLAAGAKNKRFALPNTRILIHQPWGGVQGQAKDIEIVAREIIRVKNKINEILSKHTGQPLEKIEKDTDRDYYMTSYEAKEYGIIDEVLENRK, encoded by the coding sequence ATGAAAGAGTTTAATCAAGTTATACCATGGGTAATTGAAAAAACACCTTTTGGTGAAAGAAGTTATGATATATTTTCAAGATTACTTAAGGATAGAATAATTTTTCTTGGCACTGAGATAAATGACCAAGTAGCAAATGCAATTATTGCAGAACTTCTCTTTCTTGAGGCTGAAGATCCTGAAAGAGACATAAATTTATACATTAATAGTCCAGGAGGAGAAGTTACTGCAGGTCTTGCAATTTATGACACAATGCAATTTATAAAAGCACCTGTTTCAACAATATGTGTCGGACAGGCAGCAAGTATGGCTGCTGTGCTTCTTGCAGCAGGTGCTAAAAATAAAAGATTTGCACTTCCAAATACAAGAATTTTGATTCATCAACCATGGGGGGGAGTTCAAGGTCAAGCAAAAGACATTGAAATTGTTGCTAGAGAAATTATAAGAGTAAAAAATAAAATAAATGAAATTTTATCAAAACACACAGGACAACCTCTTGAAAAAATTGAAAAAGACACTGATAGAGATTATTATATGACATCATATGAAGCAAAAGAGTATGGAATAATTGATGAAGTTTTAGAGAATAGAAAATGA
- a CDS encoding phosphoribosyltransferase family protein: MIFRNREEAGKLLGNHLKELNLKKPIIFGIPRGGVVIGYEISKILNCPLDTICVSKIPSYINEEYAIGAISEDGTILLREKEPEEILKKTIERKKKILEERVRLFRNGEPIKELKGHTAIIVDDGIATGETMLIAVRTIKNKNPDKVVVAVPVSSIDAKERIEKEVDLFISLYLPTIFYAVGQFYEDFEQVDDNYVINILEERRKDERV, encoded by the coding sequence GTGATATTCAGAAATAGAGAAGAGGCAGGAAAACTTTTAGGAAACCATTTAAAAGAGTTAAATTTAAAAAAACCAATTATTTTTGGAATTCCAAGAGGAGGAGTTGTAATTGGATATGAAATAAGTAAAATTTTAAATTGCCCACTTGATACAATTTGTGTTTCAAAAATTCCATCCTACATTAACGAAGAATATGCAATTGGTGCAATAAGTGAAGATGGAACAATTTTGCTAAGAGAAAAGGAGCCAGAAGAGATTCTTAAAAAAACAATAGAAAGAAAAAAGAAAATTCTTGAAGAAAGAGTTAGATTATTTAGAAATGGTGAACCTATAAAAGAATTGAAAGGCCACACAGCAATAATTGTGGATGATGGAATTGCAACTGGTGAGACAATGTTAATTGCAGTTAGAACAATTAAGAATAAGAATCCAGATAAGGTTGTTGTTGCTGTTCCAGTTTCAAGTATTGATGCTAAAGAGAGAATCGAGAAAGAAGTAGATTTATTTATTTCTTTATATCTTCCAACTATTTTTTATGCGGTTGGACAATTTTATGAGGACTTTGAGCAAGTTGATGATAATTATGTTATAAATATATTGGAAGAAAGGAGAAAAGATGAAAGAGTTTAA
- a CDS encoding polymer-forming cytoskeletal protein produces the protein MMPFGKVSKEEIVKDSAQSYIGEGTTVEGKIICEGSLRVDGKVKGEIEAKGIVTIGEKGVVESSVKAGEVQIMGTINGNVTSDRKVEIYSTGKLIGDVNTPKIAIEEGGILEGKCAMVTNKESLNLKEKKGDIQK, from the coding sequence ATGATGCCATTTGGAAAAGTTTCAAAAGAGGAGATAGTGAAAGATTCTGCTCAATCATACATAGGAGAAGGAACAACTGTTGAAGGAAAAATAATTTGTGAAGGTAGTTTAAGGGTAGATGGTAAAGTAAAAGGTGAAATTGAAGCAAAAGGCATAGTTACTATTGGAGAAAAAGGAGTAGTTGAATCAAGCGTAAAAGCAGGTGAAGTTCAGATAATGGGAACAATTAATGGTAATGTAACTTCTGATAGAAAAGTTGAAATTTATTCAACTGGAAAACTAATTGGTGATGTTAATACACCAAAAATTGCTATTGAAGAGGGTGGGATTTTAGAAGGAAAGTGTGCAATGGTGACAAATAAAGAAAGTTTAAATTTAAAAGAGAAAAAAGGTGATATTCAGAAATAG